In Parvularculales bacterium, the following are encoded in one genomic region:
- a CDS encoding EamA family transporter translates to LLYSVYEVLLRYRSRSEDSAAIAFFANTLPALYVLPVFFILPAATTEGIYPWFLLAGLFGAGFWSLTTLSYAGAPAARLAPLNYTQLIWAALIGFFLFNEAPHWPTWVGAGVIIASCLYVIRRG, encoded by the coding sequence TTGTTATATTCCGTCTACGAGGTGTTATTGCGCTACCGCTCACGCTCGGAGGATTCCGCCGCCATTGCCTTTTTTGCCAATACCCTGCCCGCCCTTTATGTGTTGCCGGTATTCTTTATTCTCCCCGCCGCTACAACGGAGGGGATTTACCCGTGGTTCTTGCTGGCCGGATTATTCGGGGCCGGATTCTGGTCTCTCACAACCCTTTCCTACGCCGGAGCCCCCGCAGCGCGTCTGGCGCCTCTCAACTATACCCAACTCATCTGGGCGGCTCTTATAGGATTTTTCCTTTTCAATGAAGCTCCACACTGGCCAACCTGGGTCGGCGCAGGTGTTATCATTGCCTCCTGCCTCTATGTTATA